In the genome of Streptomyces violaceoruber, the window GCGCGCGCTGAGCGGGTGCCCGTCCAGGACGTCGGCGAAGAGCTTCTCCAGCAGGACCAGTGCCTCGGCCTCGTCGGCGCGGTCCAGGCCGAGGCCGGTCCAGGTCCCGGGCGCGCACTCGACGACGCAGGTGCTGCCCTCGGGGCCGAAGCCGTAGCCGTACGCCCAGATCCAGCCGTGGTCGGTCTCGACGAAGGCGAAGGTGAAGGCGTCGAAGACCTTGGTGGTGCCGAGCCACACGTAGTGGTCGCGGCCGCCGGTGATCTCGGTGCCGAAGTGGTCGGCGTGGTGGGTGCGCAGGGCGCTGCCCGCCCCGTCGGCCGCCACCACGAGGTCGGCGGCGGGCGGGTTCGCGCCGGTGACCGGGTGCTCGAACTCCAGGCGCACGCCCAGTTCGCGGGCGCGGGCGGCGAGGATCGCGAGGAGCCGGTGACGGCCGATGCCGAAGCCCTCGTCGCCGTGGTGCCGGGTGGCCAGGCCGCCGACGTGGGCGACACCGTCCCGCCAGCGCACGGAGTGCTCCTCGACGGCGCGCGCGGAGCCGGGGTCACGCTCGCGGAGCCGGTCGAGCAGTCCGCGCCAGTAGGTGACGCCCCAGCCGTAGGTGGAGCCCTCCGGATCGCGTTCGTACACGGTGACGTCGTGGGCCGGGTCCTGCCGCTTCAGCAGGATCGACAGATACAGTCCGGCGGGCCCACCGCCGACGCAGGCGACCTTCACACACACCCCTGGTATGCACTCATCACGGTCATTACGGTCATTCGGGACCGCAGAGTAACAAGGCGGGGGGCGCAGACGGGGGCTACACGGCCGTGGGGGTCGTCGGGGTCATCCGGCGGCCACCGTGCGGCACTCCGGGTGGCCCCAGCCCTGGTCGTTCTTGGCGATGGGCTCGCCGGCCGCGTACGGGCGGCCGCACAGGCAGCGTCCGGGGAACTTCGCCTTGATGGTGCGGGCCGAGGAGCCGCCGCCGCCCTTTCGTGCCGCACCGGACGACCCCCGGCGCGGTGCCCTGCGGGCCGCCGGGACGTCCGGCGCGGGCGGTGGCTCGGGCGAGCCGAGGGCGCTGCCCGCGGCTTCCTGGACGACGGCCGCCTGGCTGGCGGCACGGTCGGCGAAGTCGTTGAGCCGGTCGCCGTCCACCTGGTGGGCGGGTACGTAGCGGAACTCGACGGAGCGGCCGTCGAGCAGCTCGTCGATGCGCACGACCAGCTCCTGGTTGGCGACCGGCTTGCCGGCGGCCGTCTTCCAGCCGTTGCGCTTCCAGCCGGGCAGCCAGGTGGTGACGGCCTTCATGGCGTACTGCGAGTCCATCCGGACCTCGAGCGGCACGTCGGGGTCGGTCGACGCCAGCAGGCGCTCCAGCGCCGTCAGTTCGGCGATGTTGTTGGTGGCCTTGCCCAGCGGGCCGGCCTCCCAGCGGACCGGGTTCTCCGACGCGTCGGCGACCACCCAGGCCCAGCCGGCCGGACCCGGGTTTCCCTTCGAAGCCCCGTCGCACGCGGCCACTGCACGTTCACGCATGCGCTCGATCATGCCATGGCCCGGCGGGGTGTCCGGACAGGGCTCAGGAGACGTCCGTGACCTCGGGCATCTCCCCCTCGGTGGTCGTGATGTCGATCACCGAGAAGCTCGCGCCCTGCGGGTCGCTCAGCGCCGCGAACCGGCCGAAGGGGGTCGTGACCGGGCCGAACCGCAGGATGCCGCCCCGCTCGGTGGCGCGGGCCACGGCCGCGTCGCAGTCGCCGACGGTGAAGTAGACGTTGATGTGGGGCGGGACCTCGGGCGGGAAGTCCTCCGTCATGGCCATGCGGCCCAGGACGGGGTCGTCGCCGAGGTCGAAGAGGCGGAAGTCCACCTGGTCGTCCTGCATCTGCCGGGCCCGGTAGGAGAAGACCGCGGGGAAGAAGGCGTCCGACTTCGCGGGCTCGCGGGTGAAGACCTCGGCCCAGCAGTACGCGCCGGGGACGGCCGTCGCCTCGAAGCCCTCGTGCTCGTCGCCCTGCCAGACTCCGAAGACCACCCCGCTCGGGTCGCGGGCCAGACACATGGTGCCGAAGTCGCCGACCTTCATCGGCTCCAGCAGCAGCTCGCCGCCGGCCTCGCGGATCCGCCCCGCGGTCGCCGCCGCGTCCGGGGAGGCGAAGTAGAGGCACCACTGGGACTGGTCCTCGTGACCGGGCGGGGGCGGGACCACGGCGGCCACCGCCTTGCCGTCCGCGTAGCACTGGGTGTAGTTGCCGAACTCCGTCGACGACTCGCCGAAGGTCCAGCCGAGGACGTCGCCGTAGAAGCTCTTGGCTCCCTCGACGTCGGTGAACATCGCGTCGGCCCAGCAAGGGGCCCCTTGGGGTTGCACGGCCATGACTGCCGCCTCCTGTACGGACAAGTGGTTCGGACTGCGGGGGGGGAACGGGATGACCCGGGCCCGGTCCGGTCCGGTCCGGTCCGGTCCGGTTCCTCACGCCGGCCGTCACGTCCCCGCCCTGCGCGCCGGCGGCGCGTCACTCCCCGGCGTACGCCTGCTCCAGTGCGGCGATGTCGAGCTTGCGCATCGACATCATGGCCTTGTTGGCCCGCGCCACCCTGGCGGGGTCGGGGTCGCGGAACATCTCCTCGAGCCGGCGCGGGACGACCTGCCAGGACACGCCGAACCGGTCCTTGAGCCAGCCGCAGGGCCCGTCCTCGCCGCCGCCCTCGGTGAGCCTGGTCCAGTAGTGGTCGACCTCGTCCTGGTCCTCGCAGGTGATCTGGAAGGAGATCGCCTCGTTGAACGTGAACTGCGGGCCGCCGTTGAGGCCCACGAACTTCTGGCCGTTGGCGGTGAACTCGACGGTGAGCACCGAGCCGGCGGGCTGCGGAGCTCCCTCGGGGTAGCGGGTGACGGCGCCGATGCCGGAGTTCTTGAAGACGGAGACGTAGAAGTGGGCGGCGTCCTCGGCGTCGCCGTCGAACCACAGGCAGGTGGTGAATCCGTCGGTGCTCATGAGTACCTCCAGGGAGCGGAACACGGTCACCACTGTCGACCGGCGCGGACCGCGGAACTCATCGCTCTGCCGGTGGCGAATCTGCCGCGGGCAGAGAAGTCCCCTGTCCGGGCCCCGGCGGGCCGAGAGTGGAAAAACCGCGGCGCCGTTCGGCCGCACACCCCGCACCACCTCCGCACGACCGGCCACGACCGGCCACGACTCGACAAGGAGCGCCGATGTCTCCATTCACCGCCGGCCCCGCCCCGGCCCGAACGCCCAGGGCCGAGGAGGGCGACACCCCCGCGACCCGGTTCGACGACCGGCTCGCCGAGCAGCTACTCGACCAGCGGATCGTGCTCCTCGGCACGCAGGTCGACGAGGTCTCCGCGAACCGGGTCTGCGCGCAGCTGCTGATCCTGTCCGCACAGGACCCGCGCACCGACATCAGCCTGTACGTCAACAGCCCCGGCGGCTCCGTGCACGCGGGGCTCGCCATCTACGACACCATGCGGCTGATCCCCAACGACGTCTCGACGCTCGCCATGGGCTTCGCCGCCAGCATGGGGCAGTTCCTGCTGAGCGTCGGCACCGCGGGCAAGCGCTACGCGCTGCCGAACGCGCGGATCATGATGCACCAGCCCTCGGCGGGCATCGGCGGCACCACCGCCGACATCGAGATCCAGGCGGACAACCTGGATTTCACCAAGCGGACCATCGAGCGGATCACCGCCGAGCACACCGGTCAGAGCCCCGAGACCATCTCCCGGGACGGCGACCGCGACCGCTGGTTCACGGCCGAGGAGGCCAGGGAGTACGGAATGGTGGACCAGGTCGTGCAGTCCCTCGCGGACGTGCGCCCGGCCGCCACCAGGCGACGGATGGGACTGTGACATGGGGAGCTACACGATTCCGAACGTCGTCGAGCGGACCCCGCAGGGCGAACGGTCCTACGACGTGTTCAGCCGGCTGCTGTCCGAGCGGATCATCTTCCTGGGGACCGAGATCGACGACGGCGTGGCCAACGTCGTGATCGCACAGCTCCTGCACCTGGAGTCGTCGGCCCCCGAGAGCGAGATCGCCGTCTACATCAACTCTCCCGGCGGCTCGTTCACGTCGCTGATGGCGATCTACGACACGATGACCTTCGTGCAGGCGCCGATCTCGACGTTCTGTGTCGGGCAGGCGGCGTCCACGGCGGCCGTGCTGCTGGCGGGCGGGGACCCCGGGCGGCGGTTCGTGCTCGAACACGCGCGGGTCCTGCTGGGGCAGCCGGCCAGCGGCGGCCGCCAGGGCACGGTGTCCGACCTGGCACTCCAGGCCAAGGAGATGGTGCGCATCCGCTCCCAGGTGGAGGAGGTGCTGGCCCGCCACACGCACCACGACGTCGCGACGCTGCGCGCGGACATGGACCGCGACAAGGTGTTCACCGCCCAGGAGGCGGTGGCCTACGGGCTGGCCGACGAGGTGCTCGCGCGGCGCCTGACGAGGGTCTGAGCTGCCAGGCCGGCGTCCCCGCGGTGCGGGGGCGCCGGCCCGTACGCGTCCTCAGGCGGCCAGGCACATCCCGTCGAACCGCGCGCCGGACGCCCCGCGGCCCGCCCCCGGGCCGGTGTGCCGGATCAGCTCGCCCTGCGCGCGGGCGAGCAGGTCGCCCAGGCCCAGTCCGAGGGCGCCCGCGGCGGCGGCCAGTACTTCGGAGGACGCCTCCTTGCGGCCGCGCTCCACCTCCGAGAGGTAGGGCATGGAGATCCGGGCGGCCTCGGCGACCTCCTTCAGCGTGCGCTCCTGCTCCAGGCGTTCACGCCGCAGGACGTCTCCGACCAGGTCGCGCCACAGGGGCTCTCGCGCGGCGGGCGGCCTTCGCTCCGGGGGAACCGGTGAGGCGGCGGGCCGCGCCCCCGGGCGCGTGGCCTGCGGGCGCGCGGCCTGCGGACGCGTGGCCTGCGGGCGCAGCGGAATGACGCGGGCTTCGTTCGGCACGTGGCTGGTCACCTCCTCAGCCTAGGGTTTCGGCCGCGTCCCGTAAGGGTGCGGCGTTCCGCCC includes:
- a CDS encoding FAD-dependent monooxygenase, giving the protein MKVACVGGGPAGLYLSILLKRQDPAHDVTVYERDPEGSTYGWGVTYWRGLLDRLRERDPGSARAVEEHSVRWRDGVAHVGGLATRHHGDEGFGIGRHRLLAILAARARELGVRLEFEHPVTGANPPAADLVVAADGAGSALRTHHADHFGTEITGGRDHYVWLGTTKVFDAFTFAFVETDHGWIWAYGYGFGPEGSTCVVECAPGTWTGLGLDRADEAEALVLLEKLFADVLDGHPLSARSSGRASAAWPVFRTLTNRTWSRDNLVLLGDAAHTTHYSIGAGTTLALEDAMALATALRERDTLPDALAHYERERRAALLPVQSAARLSAQWYENLPRYIHLPPEQMFALLGQRHSPLLPHLPPRLYYRIDRAAGRLETLRRVKRRLGPVIARTVQARRLAAGDGRARSGRPDAVPAHRG
- a CDS encoding ribonuclease H family protein → MIERMRERAVAACDGASKGNPGPAGWAWVVADASENPVRWEAGPLGKATNNIAELTALERLLASTDPDVPLEVRMDSQYAMKAVTTWLPGWKRNGWKTAAGKPVANQELVVRIDELLDGRSVEFRYVPAHQVDGDRLNDFADRAASQAAVVQEAAGSALGSPEPPPAPDVPAARRAPRRGSSGAARKGGGGSSARTIKAKFPGRCLCGRPYAAGEPIAKNDQGWGHPECRTVAAG
- a CDS encoding VOC family protein; this translates as MAVQPQGAPCWADAMFTDVEGAKSFYGDVLGWTFGESSTEFGNYTQCYADGKAVAAVVPPPPGHEDQSQWCLYFASPDAAATAGRIREAGGELLLEPMKVGDFGTMCLARDPSGVVFGVWQGDEHEGFEATAVPGAYCWAEVFTREPAKSDAFFPAVFSYRARQMQDDQVDFRLFDLGDDPVLGRMAMTEDFPPEVPPHINVYFTVGDCDAAVARATERGGILRFGPVTTPFGRFAALSDPQGASFSVIDITTTEGEMPEVTDVS
- a CDS encoding VOC family protein, with the translated sequence MSTDGFTTCLWFDGDAEDAAHFYVSVFKNSGIGAVTRYPEGAPQPAGSVLTVEFTANGQKFVGLNGGPQFTFNEAISFQITCEDQDEVDHYWTRLTEGGGEDGPCGWLKDRFGVSWQVVPRRLEEMFRDPDPARVARANKAMMSMRKLDIAALEQAYAGE
- a CDS encoding ATP-dependent Clp protease proteolytic subunit, translated to MSPFTAGPAPARTPRAEEGDTPATRFDDRLAEQLLDQRIVLLGTQVDEVSANRVCAQLLILSAQDPRTDISLYVNSPGGSVHAGLAIYDTMRLIPNDVSTLAMGFAASMGQFLLSVGTAGKRYALPNARIMMHQPSAGIGGTTADIEIQADNLDFTKRTIERITAEHTGQSPETISRDGDRDRWFTAEEAREYGMVDQVVQSLADVRPAATRRRMGL
- a CDS encoding ClpP family protease, whose product is MGSYTIPNVVERTPQGERSYDVFSRLLSERIIFLGTEIDDGVANVVIAQLLHLESSAPESEIAVYINSPGGSFTSLMAIYDTMTFVQAPISTFCVGQAASTAAVLLAGGDPGRRFVLEHARVLLGQPASGGRQGTVSDLALQAKEMVRIRSQVEEVLARHTHHDVATLRADMDRDKVFTAQEAVAYGLADEVLARRLTRV
- a CDS encoding helix-turn-helix domain-containing protein, with the protein product MTSHVPNEARVIPLRPQATRPQAARPQATRPGARPAASPVPPERRPPAAREPLWRDLVGDVLRRERLEQERTLKEVAEAARISMPYLSEVERGRKEASSEVLAAAAGALGLGLGDLLARAQGELIRHTGPGAGRGASGARFDGMCLAA